One genomic region from Ralstonia pickettii DTP0602 encodes:
- a CDS encoding sodium transporter — protein sequence MFVGFQPVPGALVPFAYDWPMVGLSFLISVCGAYVGLRWSRRVRLPDGRLDVDRLLCASVALGGGAVWSMHFIGMVAYQTPTHREFGLFLTLASLLVVMVLAGAGLAIASRPRGSRTDNVVRGGVLTGLGVVAMHYTGMAAIRSNTRFDWDLGVIALSAVIAVVVSVVALWLATTVKTGGKQFAAAVVMGVAVCGMHYTGMSAGTMVCTSPTYAPSLFAIEGESIGYAVFGLTLITLLVILVVEATRAGAEAAAQRRDPA from the coding sequence ATGTTTGTCGGTTTCCAGCCTGTTCCCGGCGCCCTGGTGCCGTTCGCCTATGACTGGCCGATGGTGGGCCTGTCGTTCCTGATCTCTGTCTGCGGCGCCTATGTGGGCCTGCGCTGGTCGCGGCGCGTGCGCCTGCCCGACGGCCGGCTGGACGTGGACCGCCTGCTGTGCGCCAGCGTGGCGCTGGGCGGCGGCGCGGTCTGGTCGATGCACTTTATCGGCATGGTGGCCTACCAGACGCCGACCCACCGCGAGTTCGGCCTGTTCCTGACGCTGGCTTCGCTGCTGGTGGTGATGGTGCTCGCAGGCGCCGGGCTGGCAATCGCCTCGCGCCCGCGCGGCAGCCGCACCGACAACGTGGTCAGGGGCGGGGTGCTGACCGGGCTGGGCGTGGTGGCCATGCACTACACCGGCATGGCCGCGATCCGCTCCAATACGCGCTTTGACTGGGACCTGGGCGTGATCGCGCTGTCCGCCGTGATCGCGGTGGTGGTTTCGGTGGTCGCACTGTGGCTGGCCACCACGGTCAAGACCGGCGGCAAGCAGTTTGCGGCGGCGGTGGTGATGGGCGTGGCGGTCTGCGGCATGCACTACACCGGCATGTCGGCGGGCACCATGGTCTGCACCAGCCCGACCTATGCGCCGAGCCTGTTCGCGATCGAGGGCGAGAGCATCGGCTATGCGGTGTTCGGCCTGACGCTGATCACGCTGCTGGTGATCCTGGTGGTGGAAGCCACCCGCGCCGGCGCCGAGGCCGCGGCGCAGCGGCGCGATCCCGCCTGA
- a CDS encoding aldehyde dehydrogenase (K00135: E1.2.1.16, gabD; succinate-semialdehyde dehydrogenase (NADP+) [EC:1.2.1.16]), whose translation MYQDLALYIDGEFIKGGDRREQDVINPATQEVLGKLPHATRADLDRALGAAQRAFESWKKTSPLERSRILRRVGELTRERAREIGRNITLDQGKPLAEAVGEVMICAEHADWHAEECRRIYGRVIPPRQPNVRQIVVREPIGVCAAFTPWNFPFNQAIRKIVSALGAGCTLILKGPEDSPSAVVALAQLFHDAGLPPGVLNIVWGVPGEISTYLIESPIVRKISFTGSVPVGKQLAALAGSHMKRVTMELGGHSPVLVFDDADIEPAAEMLARFKLRNAGQVCVSPTRFYVQEKAYDKFLARFTEVIGSIKVGNGLEDGTQMGPLAHERRVLSMEQFLDDASQRGGKVVAGGARLGDKGYFFAPTVVTDLPDDSRLMTDEPFGPVAPVTRFKDTAEVLRRANSLPYGLASYVFTNSLKTATEVSNGLEAGMVNINHFGMALAETPFGGIKDSGIGSEGGQETFDGYLVTKFITQV comes from the coding sequence ATGTACCAGGATCTCGCGCTCTATATCGACGGGGAATTCATCAAGGGAGGCGACAGGCGCGAACAGGACGTCATCAATCCGGCCACGCAAGAGGTGCTGGGCAAGCTGCCGCACGCCACCCGCGCCGACCTGGACCGCGCCCTCGGCGCCGCCCAGCGCGCCTTCGAAAGCTGGAAGAAGACTTCGCCGCTGGAGCGCTCCAGGATCCTGCGCCGCGTGGGCGAGCTGACCCGCGAGCGCGCCAGGGAGATCGGCCGCAATATCACGCTGGACCAGGGCAAGCCGCTCGCCGAAGCCGTGGGCGAGGTGATGATCTGCGCCGAGCACGCCGACTGGCACGCCGAGGAATGCCGCCGCATCTATGGCCGCGTGATCCCGCCGCGCCAGCCCAATGTGCGCCAGATCGTGGTGCGCGAGCCGATCGGTGTGTGCGCGGCCTTTACGCCGTGGAACTTCCCGTTCAACCAGGCCATCCGCAAGATCGTGTCGGCGCTGGGCGCCGGCTGCACGCTGATCCTGAAGGGACCGGAGGATTCGCCCAGCGCGGTGGTGGCGCTGGCGCAGCTGTTCCATGATGCCGGCCTGCCGCCGGGCGTGCTGAACATCGTCTGGGGCGTGCCGGGCGAGATCTCGACCTACCTGATCGAATCGCCGATCGTGCGCAAGATCTCGTTCACCGGCTCGGTGCCGGTGGGCAAGCAGCTGGCGGCACTGGCCGGCTCGCATATGAAGCGCGTGACCATGGAGCTGGGCGGCCACTCGCCGGTGCTGGTGTTCGACGATGCCGATATCGAGCCGGCGGCCGAGATGCTGGCGCGCTTCAAGCTGCGCAACGCCGGCCAGGTATGCGTGTCGCCGACGCGCTTCTACGTCCAGGAAAAGGCGTATGACAAGTTCCTGGCGCGCTTTACCGAGGTGATCGGCTCGATCAAGGTCGGCAATGGCCTGGAAGACGGCACGCAGATGGGCCCGCTGGCGCATGAGCGCCGCGTGCTGTCGATGGAGCAGTTCCTGGACGACGCCAGCCAGCGCGGCGGCAAGGTGGTGGCCGGCGGCGCGCGCCTGGGCGACAAGGGCTACTTCTTCGCGCCGACCGTGGTGACCGACCTGCCCGACGATTCGCGCCTGATGACCGACGAGCCCTTCGGCCCGGTGGCGCCGGTGACGCGCTTCAAGGACACGGCAGAAGTGCTGCGCCGCGCCAACAGCCTGCCCTACGGCCTGGCGTCGTATGTGTTCACCAACTCGCTGAAGACCGCCACGGAAGTGTCGAACGGCCTGGAAGCGGGCATGGTCAATATCAACCACTTCGGCATGGCGCTGGCCGAGACGCCGTTCGGCGGCATCAAGGACTCGGGCATCGGCAGCGAAGGCGGCCAGGAGACCTTCGACGGCTACCTGGTGACCAAGTTCATCACCCAGGTCTGA
- a CDS encoding cytochrome C oxidase subunit IV → MASTSATPATPAQPAPHEAGHDAGHAAAQHGQQHPIGLYLKIWLLLFVLSTLSYLVDYFHVTGYLRWTLILVFMALKAGLIVAVFMHMAWERMALICAILVPPMCLLVLVWLMAEEANYTFLTRGAFFR, encoded by the coding sequence ATGGCTTCCACTTCCGCAACTCCCGCAACTCCCGCACAGCCGGCCCCGCACGAGGCTGGCCACGATGCCGGCCATGCCGCGGCACAACACGGCCAGCAGCATCCCATCGGGCTGTACCTGAAGATCTGGCTGCTGCTGTTCGTGCTGTCGACACTGTCCTACCTGGTCGACTATTTCCATGTCACCGGCTACCTGCGCTGGACGCTGATCCTGGTGTTCATGGCGCTGAAGGCGGGGCTGATCGTGGCGGTGTTCATGCATATGGCATGGGAGCGCATGGCGCTGATCTGCGCCATCCTCGTGCCACCGATGTGCCTGCTGGTGCTGGTCTGGCTGATGGCGGAAGAAGCGAACTATACGTTCCTGACGCGCGGCGCGTTCTTCCGCTGA
- a CDS encoding bb3-type cytochrome oxidase subunit IV (K02276: coxC; cytochrome c oxidase subunit III [EC:1.9.3.1]) — protein MSTQLSSPSARPAVAPPPPLGGLRGMLADWSSDQQAFKVSWGKAMMWIFLLSDTFVFSCFLTGYMTVRMSTTVPWPNPSEVFALHVGGADIPLLLIAIMTFVLITSSGTMAMAVNFAYRRERRQCAMLMLATAVFGMLFVGMQAFEWTKLIVDEGVRPWTNPMGAAQFGSTFFMITGFHGLHVSCGVIYLLVVATRVLRGRYEATGNYQIVEIAGLYWHFVDLVWVFIFALFYLW, from the coding sequence ATGTCAACGCAACTGTCTTCACCTTCGGCCAGGCCGGCCGTCGCGCCACCGCCGCCGCTGGGCGGCCTGCGCGGCATGCTGGCCGACTGGTCGTCGGACCAGCAGGCCTTCAAGGTGTCGTGGGGCAAGGCCATGATGTGGATCTTCCTGCTGTCCGACACCTTTGTCTTCAGCTGCTTCCTGACCGGCTACATGACGGTGCGGATGTCGACCACGGTGCCATGGCCGAACCCCAGCGAGGTGTTCGCACTGCACGTGGGCGGCGCTGACATCCCGCTGCTGCTGATCGCCATCATGACCTTCGTGCTGATCACCAGCAGCGGCACCATGGCGATGGCGGTCAACTTTGCCTACCGGCGCGAGCGCCGCCAGTGTGCGATGCTGATGCTGGCGACTGCGGTGTTCGGCATGCTGTTCGTCGGGATGCAGGCCTTCGAGTGGACCAAGCTGATCGTCGACGAGGGCGTGCGCCCGTGGACCAACCCGATGGGCGCCGCGCAGTTCGGCTCGACCTTTTTCATGATCACGGGCTTCCACGGCCTGCACGTATCGTGCGGCGTAATCTACCTGCTGGTGGTGGCCACGCGCGTGCTGCGCGGGCGCTATGAGGCCACCGGCAACTACCAGATCGTCGAGATTGCCGGCCTGTACTGGCACTTCGTCGACCTGGTGTGGGTGTTTATCTTTGCGTTGTTCTATCTCTGGTGA
- a CDS encoding cytochrome oxidase subunit III (K02276: coxC; cytochrome c oxidase subunit III [EC:1.9.3.1]), translating into MNAEALYKVSRDDFGGNPSGENAANHRPRGRAPASIGLWVFMGVVSSLFALFLTAYALRMDSPDWHRIALPWQVWLSTVLLAAGSVAMEVASRAAHKGSMAAARLALRLGGLGAAGFVVSQLWAWQALAAMQVVPAGNPAGSFFYLLTAMHGLHVLGGLGGWAFAVSSRGSGDATVLRMTLCARYWHFLLGVWVVLLAALGWLTPELVRYICGTA; encoded by the coding sequence ATGAATGCCGAAGCCCTCTACAAGGTCAGCCGCGACGACTTCGGCGGCAACCCGTCTGGCGAGAACGCCGCCAACCACCGCCCGCGCGGGCGCGCGCCCGCGAGCATCGGCCTGTGGGTGTTCATGGGCGTGGTCAGCTCGCTGTTCGCGTTGTTCCTGACGGCCTATGCGCTGCGCATGGACAGTCCGGACTGGCACCGCATCGCGCTGCCGTGGCAGGTGTGGCTGTCCACCGTGCTGCTGGCGGCGGGCAGCGTTGCGATGGAAGTGGCGTCGCGCGCCGCGCACAAAGGCAGCATGGCCGCTGCCCGGCTCGCGCTGCGCCTGGGCGGGCTGGGTGCGGCCGGCTTCGTGGTCTCGCAGCTATGGGCATGGCAGGCGCTGGCGGCGATGCAGGTGGTGCCCGCCGGCAATCCCGCAGGCAGCTTCTTCTACCTGCTGACGGCGATGCATGGGCTGCACGTGCTGGGCGGCCTGGGCGGCTGGGCCTTCGCCGTATCGTCGCGCGGCAGCGGCGACGCGACGGTGCTGCGCATGACGCTGTGCGCGCGCTACTGGCACTTCCTGCTGGGAGTATGGGTGGTGTTGCTGGCGGCGCTGGGCTGGCTCACGCCCGAGCTGGTGCGCTACATCTGCGGCACGGCCTAG
- a CDS encoding cytochrome C oxidase (K02274: coxA; cytochrome c oxidase subunit I [EC:1.9.3.1]) gives MAYADDAAHHAPQSFWTKYVWSQDHKVIAVQYTIVAIVVGLVGVALSNLMRMQLGFPGRFEFIDANRYYQFVTMHGMIMVIYLLTALFLGGFGNYLIPLMVGARDMVFPFLNMLSFWVYLLSVIVLLTSFFVPGGPTGAGWTLYPPQAILPGTPGYEWGIILMLVSLAIFIVAATMGGLNYVTTVLQARTEGMTLLRMPLSVWGIFMATILALLAFPALFVSAVMMLLDKTLGTSFFMPAMVSMGQQLQYKGGSPLLFQHLFWFFGHPEVYIVALPAFGIVSDLVSVHSRKSIFGYRTMVWAILAIGVLSVVVWAHHMFVSGMNPYFGFFFATTTLIIAIPTAIKVYNWVITLWRGDIHFTVPMLFAIAFISTFVIGGLTGLFLGNVSVDIPLSNTYFVVAHFHMVMGVSPILVVFGGIYHWYPKVSGRMLDDTMGRVHFWITFVGTYAIFFPMHYLGVLGMPRRYYAYENYAFIPESAHVMNMYISVAAFVVAAAQLLFVFNLVWSLRYGRKADGNPWRAASLEWQTPQTPPVHGNWGPHLPVVYRWAYAYSVPGAREDFIAQNAPPEEGGSEPEPHASRGAVA, from the coding sequence ATGGCTTACGCCGACGATGCCGCCCATCACGCGCCGCAGAGCTTCTGGACCAAGTACGTCTGGAGCCAGGACCACAAGGTGATCGCCGTGCAGTACACGATCGTGGCGATCGTGGTCGGGCTGGTGGGCGTGGCGCTGTCCAACCTGATGCGGATGCAGCTGGGCTTCCCGGGGCGCTTCGAATTCATCGACGCCAACCGCTACTACCAGTTCGTCACCATGCACGGCATGATCATGGTGATCTACCTGCTGACCGCGCTGTTCCTGGGCGGCTTTGGCAACTACCTGATCCCGCTGATGGTGGGGGCGCGGGACATGGTGTTCCCCTTCCTCAACATGCTCAGCTTCTGGGTCTACCTGCTGTCGGTGATCGTGCTGCTGACCAGCTTCTTCGTGCCGGGCGGGCCCACCGGCGCGGGCTGGACACTGTACCCGCCGCAGGCCATCCTGCCCGGCACGCCGGGCTATGAGTGGGGCATCATCCTGATGCTGGTGTCGCTGGCGATCTTTATCGTCGCGGCAACGATGGGCGGCCTGAACTATGTCACCACCGTGCTGCAGGCGCGCACCGAGGGCATGACGCTGCTGCGCATGCCGCTGTCGGTGTGGGGCATCTTCATGGCCACCATTCTGGCGCTGCTGGCCTTCCCGGCGCTGTTCGTCTCCGCGGTGATGATGCTGCTGGACAAGACGCTCGGCACCAGCTTCTTCATGCCGGCGATGGTATCGATGGGGCAGCAGCTGCAGTACAAGGGCGGCAGCCCGCTCCTGTTCCAGCACCTGTTCTGGTTCTTCGGCCATCCCGAGGTGTATATCGTGGCGCTGCCGGCCTTCGGCATCGTCTCGGACCTGGTCAGCGTGCATTCGCGCAAGAGCATCTTCGGCTACCGCACCATGGTGTGGGCGATCCTGGCGATCGGCGTGCTCTCGGTGGTGGTGTGGGCGCACCATATGTTCGTCAGCGGCATGAACCCGTACTTCGGCTTCTTCTTTGCCACCACCACGCTGATCATCGCCATTCCCACCGCGATCAAGGTCTACAACTGGGTCATCACGCTATGGCGCGGGGATATCCATTTCACGGTGCCGATGCTGTTTGCCATCGCCTTTATCAGCACCTTCGTGATCGGCGGGCTGACGGGGCTGTTCCTTGGCAATGTCAGCGTCGATATCCCGCTGTCCAACACGTATTTCGTGGTGGCGCACTTCCATATGGTGATGGGCGTGTCGCCGATCCTGGTGGTGTTTGGCGGCATCTACCACTGGTATCCCAAGGTCAGCGGGCGCATGCTCGACGACACCATGGGCCGCGTGCATTTCTGGATCACCTTCGTCGGCACCTACGCGATCTTCTTCCCGATGCACTACCTCGGCGTGCTGGGCATGCCGCGGCGCTACTACGCCTACGAGAACTACGCCTTTATCCCGGAATCGGCGCACGTGATGAATATGTACATCTCGGTGGCGGCCTTTGTCGTGGCCGCGGCGCAGCTGCTCTTTGTCTTCAACCTGGTCTGGAGCCTGCGCTATGGGCGCAAGGCCGACGGCAACCCGTGGCGGGCCGCCTCGCTGGAATGGCAGACGCCGCAGACGCCGCCGGTGCACGGCAACTGGGGCCCGCACCTGCCGGTGGTGTACCGCTGGGCCTATGCCTACAGCGTGCCGGGCGCGCGCGAGGACTTTATCGCGCAGAACGCACCGCCTGAAGAGGGCGGGTCCGAGCCCGAACCGCATGCCAGCCGCGGAGCCGTCGCATGA
- a CDS encoding cytochrome B558 subunit A (K02275: coxB; cytochrome c oxidase subunit II [EC:1.9.3.1]) has translation MALAIALVVMVVASVLFHFLSPWWATPLASNWKQMDDTLTITLVITGIFFVVINLFVGYIVWRYRHEAPHPNGGTGHRAAYQPENSKLELWLIAGTTLGVIALLAPGLFVYADYVRPPREAMVMEVVGQQWQWAFRFPGKSGVLGASDPRFVTGTNPLGLDPDDPRGLDNIVIVGPEVHLPLNRPVKVLLRSKDVLHDFYVPPFRARMNMVPGMVTSFWFTPTQPGRFDILCAQLCGVGHYNMRGTVVVEEPAAYEAWLAKQQTFAMTLAKAAAPPAALAAAAPGAAGDAGTIEKGRALAQSKGCTGCHSIDGNPGVGPTWKGLYGKTETFADGSSAKVDDAFLHKEIVDPHARLVKGFGPVMPKLPMSEDEVAALTAYIKSAGSGEGAPGTVAPVAPEAVPAGPAAATSAATTAAAGTAAPAPTPGAASGTYTTSTAVAVPPSAVVAPATK, from the coding sequence ATGGCGTTGGCCATCGCGCTGGTAGTCATGGTCGTCGCTTCGGTGCTCTTTCATTTCCTGAGCCCGTGGTGGGCGACCCCGCTGGCGTCCAACTGGAAGCAGATGGACGACACGCTCACCATTACCCTGGTCATCACCGGGATCTTCTTCGTCGTCATCAACCTGTTCGTCGGCTATATCGTCTGGCGCTACCGGCACGAGGCGCCGCATCCCAACGGCGGCACCGGGCACCGCGCGGCCTACCAGCCTGAAAACAGCAAGCTCGAGCTGTGGCTGATCGCCGGCACCACGCTGGGCGTGATTGCGCTGCTGGCGCCGGGGCTGTTCGTCTACGCGGACTATGTGCGTCCGCCGCGTGAGGCGATGGTGATGGAAGTGGTGGGGCAGCAGTGGCAATGGGCCTTCCGCTTTCCCGGCAAGAGCGGCGTGCTGGGCGCATCGGATCCGCGGTTCGTCACCGGCACCAACCCGCTCGGGCTGGACCCCGACGACCCGCGCGGGCTGGACAATATAGTGATCGTCGGCCCGGAAGTCCACCTGCCGTTGAACCGGCCGGTCAAGGTGCTGCTGCGCTCCAAGGACGTGCTGCACGACTTCTACGTGCCGCCGTTCCGCGCGCGCATGAACATGGTGCCGGGCATGGTCACGTCGTTCTGGTTCACACCGACGCAGCCGGGGCGCTTCGACATCCTGTGCGCGCAGCTTTGCGGCGTGGGGCACTACAACATGCGCGGCACGGTGGTGGTGGAAGAGCCGGCCGCCTATGAGGCCTGGCTGGCGAAGCAGCAGACCTTCGCCATGACACTGGCCAAGGCGGCCGCGCCGCCGGCCGCGCTGGCCGCCGCCGCGCCGGGCGCCGCGGGCGACGCCGGCACCATCGAGAAGGGACGCGCGCTGGCGCAGAGCAAGGGCTGCACCGGCTGTCACAGCATCGACGGCAACCCGGGCGTCGGGCCGACCTGGAAGGGCCTGTACGGCAAGACCGAGACCTTTGCCGACGGCAGCAGCGCCAAGGTCGACGATGCCTTCCTGCACAAGGAGATCGTCGACCCGCACGCGCGGCTGGTGAAGGGCTTCGGCCCGGTGATGCCGAAGCTGCCGATGAGCGAGGACGAGGTCGCGGCGCTGACCGCGTACATCAAGTCTGCCGGCAGTGGTGAGGGTGCGCCAGGCACCGTTGCGCCGGTAGCACCGGAGGCCGTACCCGCTGGCCCCGCCGCCGCGACCAGCGCCGCCACGACCGCCGCCGCCGGCACCGCGGCGCCAGCGCCGACGCCGGGCGCGGCGTCCGGCACCTATACGACTTCGACGGCCGTGGCCGTGCCGCCTTCGGCGGTGGTCGCGCCCGCCACGAAGTGA
- a CDS encoding membrane protein has product MELHMQSHHYVRRQPDWKAAAVSGLAAGALLLVLELFWSSMVSGVNPWVATRMIAAIVMGPDVLQTALFSVGTVAAALLIHFVLGAVLGMILAAIIAPFTLDSSLGMALLAGAVFGLVVYGFNFFVMTRAFPWFTEVRGWHTFVGHLIFGMTAAACYWKLESKDVSH; this is encoded by the coding sequence ATGGAACTACACATGCAATCGCACCACTACGTGCGGCGGCAGCCGGACTGGAAAGCGGCAGCGGTTTCCGGGCTGGCGGCCGGGGCCTTGCTGCTGGTGCTGGAACTGTTCTGGTCGTCGATGGTGTCCGGCGTCAACCCGTGGGTCGCCACGCGCATGATCGCGGCGATCGTGATGGGGCCTGACGTGTTGCAGACGGCGCTGTTCAGTGTCGGCACCGTTGCCGCGGCGCTGCTGATCCACTTCGTGCTGGGGGCCGTGCTGGGCATGATCCTGGCTGCCATCATCGCGCCGTTCACGCTCGATTCCAGCCTGGGCATGGCGCTGCTGGCCGGCGCGGTGTTCGGCCTGGTGGTCTATGGCTTCAACTTCTTTGTGATGACGCGGGCCTTCCCGTGGTTCACGGAAGTGCGAGGCTGGCACACCTTCGTCGGGCATCTGATCTTCGGCATGACCGCGGCGGCGTGCTACTGGAAGCTGGAAAGCAAAGACGTATCGCATTGA
- a CDS encoding rubredoxin has translation MQQEQLEAAVAFKTWVCVICGWVYDEEQGWPEDGIAPGTRWEDIPEDWRCPECDVGKAEFAMIEL, from the coding sequence TTGCAGCAGGAGCAACTGGAAGCCGCCGTCGCCTTCAAGACCTGGGTGTGCGTGATCTGCGGCTGGGTTTACGACGAAGAACAGGGCTGGCCGGAAGACGGCATCGCCCCCGGCACGCGCTGGGAAGATATCCCCGAAGACTGGCGTTGCCCGGAATGCGACGTCGGCAAGGCCGAGTTCGCGATGATCGAGCTGTAA